Proteins encoded within one genomic window of Candidatus Methylomirabilota bacterium:
- a CDS encoding SCP2 sterol-binding domain-containing protein produces MPTVKETFDLMAGRFRADKAAGTSAVIQYDVSGDGGGTWHAVIKDGTCTVNAGAATGPSLTLQISAQDWLDMLSGKQSGQMLFMSGKLKVKGDMGLAMKLGSMFQM; encoded by the coding sequence ATGCCGACGGTGAAAGAGACCTTCGATCTGATGGCGGGCCGGTTCCGCGCCGACAAGGCGGCGGGCACGAGCGCGGTGATCCAGTACGACGTGAGCGGCGACGGCGGCGGCACCTGGCACGCCGTCATCAAGGACGGCACCTGTACCGTCAACGCCGGCGCCGCCACCGGCCCGAGCCTGACGCTCCAGATCTCGGCGCAGGACTGGCTCGACATGCTCTCGGGCAAGCAGTCCGGCCAGATGCTGTTCATGTCGGGGAAGCTCAAAGTCAAGGGCGACATGGGCCTGGCGATGAAGCTGGGCTCGATGTTCCAGATGTAG
- a CDS encoding alpha/beta fold hydrolase, with the protein MGQERFADVVERFTDGYAAAASVSPEVVKRWQEELDRSHRRLQNLHRMVTNPPEPKVGQTPREEIYRKNKTRLYRYASSRRHKTPLLFVPNLGISRPYIFDLLPGGSFIEHMTREGFDFYLLDWGVFGPEDNGLTVEDCVTRILPRIAQEVLESSGAAELNVLGYCMGAPISACFVATRPDVPVKNYVNMAGPFDFSKVGLFGLWLKKDYFHVDRFVDTLGSVPADMVKAGFKLIKPTMDLSTNLNLWWNLWNDTYVEGFQALNKWANEYVAFPGEFFRQWVRDFYQENKLYRGELVMGGRPVRLADITCPVFVVGAKEDYIAPPECVRALIDAVGSREKEYVELPGGHISLIAGRGAALHCWPKVSGWLAPRS; encoded by the coding sequence ATGGGTCAGGAGCGGTTCGCCGACGTGGTCGAGCGGTTCACCGACGGGTACGCCGCGGCCGCGAGCGTGTCGCCCGAGGTCGTCAAGCGGTGGCAGGAGGAGCTCGACAGGAGCCACCGCCGCCTGCAGAACCTGCACCGGATGGTGACGAACCCGCCCGAGCCGAAGGTCGGCCAGACGCCCCGCGAGGAGATCTACCGGAAGAACAAGACGCGCCTCTACCGTTACGCGTCCTCGCGGCGCCACAAGACGCCGCTCCTGTTCGTGCCGAACCTCGGCATCAGCCGGCCGTACATCTTCGACCTGCTGCCCGGCGGGTCCTTCATCGAGCACATGACCCGCGAGGGCTTCGACTTCTACCTCCTCGACTGGGGCGTGTTCGGCCCGGAGGACAACGGCCTCACGGTCGAGGACTGCGTGACGCGGATCCTGCCCCGCATCGCGCAGGAGGTCCTCGAGTCCTCGGGGGCCGCGGAGCTCAACGTGCTCGGCTACTGCATGGGCGCGCCGATCTCGGCCTGCTTCGTCGCGACGCGCCCCGACGTCCCGGTGAAGAACTACGTCAACATGGCGGGGCCCTTCGACTTCAGCAAGGTGGGCCTCTTCGGGCTCTGGCTCAAGAAGGACTACTTCCACGTCGACCGCTTCGTGGACACGCTCGGTTCCGTCCCGGCGGACATGGTCAAGGCGGGCTTCAAGCTCATCAAACCCACCATGGATCTCTCCACGAACCTGAACCTCTGGTGGAACCTGTGGAACGACACGTACGTGGAGGGCTTCCAGGCGCTCAACAAGTGGGCGAACGAGTACGTGGCCTTCCCGGGCGAGTTCTTCCGCCAGTGGGTGCGCGACTTCTACCAGGAGAACAAGCTCTACCGGGGCGAGCTCGTCATGGGCGGCCGCCCCGTGCGCCTCGCGGACATCACGTGCCCGGTCTTCGTCGTCGGCGCCAAGGAGGACTACATCGCGCCGCCCGAGTGCGTCCGGGCCCTCATCGACGCCGTCGGGAGCCGCGAGAAGGAGTACGTCGAGCTGCCGGGCGGCCACATCTCGCTCATCGCGGGCCGCGGCGCCGCGCTCCACTGCTGGCCCAAGGTCTCCGGCTGGCTCGCCCCGCGCTCCTGA
- a CDS encoding poly(R)-hydroxyalkanoic acid synthase subunit PhaE, translating to MADSGANQLFELWKKQLEEGTQAWTRLVTQAPAAAPPIDPFAFWRPVLDQGLQAWARLFAQSPASPDMLGQWKQFLDQWIEAWSKVLGQAMSTEQFAKLMGQSLDQMLVSQAPLKKAVDQNVEQALQALNLPSRSQLTAVARQIVELEDRLERLEDMLGALVRRLDKEPR from the coding sequence ATGGCTGACAGCGGCGCGAACCAGCTGTTCGAGCTCTGGAAGAAGCAGCTCGAGGAGGGCACCCAGGCCTGGACCCGGCTGGTCACCCAGGCCCCCGCCGCCGCCCCGCCCATCGACCCCTTCGCGTTCTGGCGCCCGGTGCTCGACCAGGGGCTCCAGGCGTGGGCGAGGCTCTTCGCCCAGAGCCCGGCGAGCCCCGACATGCTCGGCCAGTGGAAGCAGTTCCTCGACCAGTGGATCGAGGCGTGGTCGAAGGTGCTCGGCCAGGCGATGAGCACCGAGCAGTTCGCGAAGCTCATGGGCCAGTCGCTCGATCAGATGCTGGTGTCGCAGGCCCCGCTGAAGAAGGCCGTGGACCAGAACGTCGAGCAGGCGCTGCAGGCGCTCAACCTGCCGTCACGGAGCCAGCTGACGGCGGTCGCCCGGCAGATCGTCGAGCTCGAGGACCGCCTCGAACGTCTCGAGGACATGCTCGGCGCGCTGGTGCGGCGCCTCGACAAGGAGCCCCGATGA
- a CDS encoding MaoC family dehydratase: MIGKTIQELTPGDHAEIAQAVTPEQIASFIDAVGDFNPVHSDAAYAATTPFKEPIAPGIYTAGLVSAVIGTRLPGPGAIYVSQSLRFTKPVKAGDTITARVEVVEVVRERNRIRLQTTCTNQRNEEVLSGEAWVMPSRAPIVYDEERRAAASLARLALQPWSWAAQAMTAWATMVTSTARR, encoded by the coding sequence ATGATCGGCAAGACGATCCAGGAGCTCACGCCCGGAGACCACGCGGAAATCGCGCAGGCGGTCACCCCGGAGCAGATCGCGAGCTTCATCGACGCGGTCGGCGACTTCAATCCGGTGCACAGCGATGCGGCGTACGCCGCGACCACGCCCTTCAAGGAGCCGATCGCGCCGGGCATCTACACGGCCGGCCTCGTCTCGGCGGTCATCGGGACGCGCCTGCCGGGCCCGGGCGCGATCTACGTCTCGCAGTCGCTCCGGTTCACGAAGCCGGTGAAGGCCGGCGACACGATCACGGCGCGCGTGGAGGTCGTCGAGGTCGTCCGCGAGCGGAACCGGATCCGCCTCCAGACGACCTGCACCAACCAGCGGAACGAAGAGGTGCTCTCGGGCGAGGCGTGGGTCATGCCGTCGCGGGCGCCGATCGTCTACGACGAGGAGCGCCGCGCTGCCGCATCGCTCGCGCGCCTCGCGCTCCAGCCGTGGTCGTGGGCCGCCCAGGCGATGACCGCCTGGGCGACGATGGTCACATCAACAGCCCGCCGTTGA